The sequence below is a genomic window from Lycium ferocissimum isolate CSIRO_LF1 chromosome 9, AGI_CSIRO_Lferr_CH_V1, whole genome shotgun sequence.
GACCACAAGCTTATGTTCTAAAGTGACATTGAATCTTTTagtattattgttttattgatATCATGGTATGACTTAAAGAGTAACCTGTTAGGAATTATTTAAGGTACATGTCTATAGTTCAAAACCTGGATTCTTAAGGTATTGCTATTTATTAGTCTGAGTTGGGATCATGATTTCTTAAAATGTGTTTTCAAGTTTATTCTGAAAAATAGTGTGGATGGCCTTCTCAATTATCTATGAACAACATCATAAATAAGTACGCCAATTAAAGATAAATACAATGTTACAGAGATACATGAGAAATCAAGGAGCACCTAAACATGAAGATAGATGTCTGACTTGTTTAATGATATCTTGTCTTATGCAGAAGAAGATTCTTGTGGAGGATGGTCGATTAAGAGACTATATGATGAAGAGTATTGGAAAGACATGGATAAATACTAGATGTTCTCTCTATCATCGCTTTTATAAAGAGTCAATGACTTTTAGTAAAATGTTGCAAGACGTCCAGGTGGAATTGATCTTGACCAGTGGACGTGGTTTCTTTAATATTGCAAGGATAAGAAAACACAGGTAACATATTATTTGATGGGTTCTTTAAGCTTCAAATCTCAAACCAATAGAGCTCTGCAAATGGTTTTAAGAGCCAAATAGAGCTGAGTTCCCCCTCAATTACCTGGATTAGCTAATTTATTTACTTCAGCTTATAAATAGAACACTATTGTTAGAAGAGAACATATCTCTGATTTAAACTGTTTTAGTTACCTATTGTTATAAGAGAACACTATTTTCTCTGATGCTTGTTGTTTTCTAGTCTTTATTATATACCTTAGCAACTGGTTTTTAAAGTCTGtttaccatttaaaaaaaaaaaattcaactatGGCTTTTATTAATTCTTGGTTAATGCAAGTGCAGAAGATGTGCAAGCAGAATGCTGAAAATCGACGGAAGCAAACTTACACACACACTAATGGTTCAAAAAGCTTACCTAGGAGAAAAGCTGAAGAGGTTTGTCAATTAAAAAGCTCAAGTTATTTGTTTCctattcttcaaatttttcttggtcTTATAGTTTTAAATATATGATTGTGGTCATAATAATGTAGGAGCGTAAACGTGGGAGACCAATGAATAGAGGAGGACTGTGGCCCTTGACTCACAAACGGAAAGACTCGACATATATGAATGAAGCAGCCAAGCTTATTGGTGTAAGTAATAATTGATAAATTTTCCTTATATAcctaaaataaaaattcttatttaatGGTTGATACTAAATTTATATAGGAGAAAATAGAGAGGATTGAAAGTCAGGATGGCGTGTCAAAGAAAATTTCAGAATTTGATTCACTTGCACAAGTGTTAGGAAAGGAGCACGCTGGTCGGGTTCCAGGAGTGGGTTATGGGCCGACACCTACTCAAGGGTTTGGCCAAACAGCCTATCAATTTAATGGTGTATCTTCAACACAAGCTAATCGAGATCATGAAATGGAGGAGATGAAGTTGAAGATGCAGGAGCTTCAATCAGTGGTGGAAAGTGAAAGATCTAGAAGGCGAGCTCTTGAGAACTTTCTAACAAGATATATAGTCCAATAAGGAATGGAATTGCCGGCTGAGTTGGCTGATATGGGTAGTGCTGCGACGGTATATTTTACCTTCTCTATCTATCTATCTCACTCTCTGTCTATGAAAAAAGAATTCTTTTTTTGAACATGACTTACATAGTAGAAGCACTAGAATATTCATGCATATTTCCAGAGCTACCAAAGATTATAACGGAGACTTTGGCATCACaaagaacaatgatttctttaatttgaTGAATAGGTTagaataaagaggaaaaagatatttaaaataatggtattttctATAAGAGGTCTCTTAGCCCTCTTTTTTgtggtggtttttttttttttttttttttatctttatctACTTTTTGGCCTTCCATAAACTGATGGATTTTTGTTAGCAATGCATAGTTTTTTGTTTCCAAGCACAGGGAAGGAAGACTTTTCATGTAAAGCTTGTgctactgtttttttttttctccttttcatttcattgtTTTAGTCTTATAACCACCCACTAAttttaaagagaaaaaagatgGCATACTTTTTCTACATGGTTTctatctttttcatttttggaggtcctatggagatgcttggaggctaaaggtgtacctgtggtgtacattagagcgatgaaggacatgtatgatggagctaagaccagggtaaggacggtaggaggagactcggagcacttcccTGTTCTGATGGGGTTGCATAAGGGATTAGCTCTTAGCCAGTTTCTattcgccttggtgatggatgaattgacgcgacaaatacaaggtgaggtgccttggtgtatgttgttcgcggatgacatagtcttgattgacgagactcgcagCGGAGTTAACGATAAGCTGGAGGGCTGGAGACAgacgttggagtctaaaggatttaaattgagtaggaccaagataGAATACTTGGAGTGCAGGTTCAGTGGCGTACCGCATGAGGCTAACGAGGAAGTGAGGTTTGGTACCCaggccattcaaaagaaaggaagtttcaagtatcttgggtctattatacagggagatggggatatcgacgatgatgtttcacatcgtattggtgcagggtggatgaaattgAGGCTCGCCTCCGGACtgttgtgtgataagaaagtgccaccaaaacttaaaggcaagttctacaaagtggtggttagaccgactttattgtacggggcggagtgttggccgaaaGAACTTTCACGTTCAGAAGATAAAAGTCACGGAAATGCGAATGCTgtgatggatgtgtgggcacactaggagggctagaattaggaatgaagatatctgggacaaggtgggagtggcatcggtggaggacaagatgcgggaagcgaggctaagatggtttgggcatgtgaagaggagaggcaCAGATgctccagtgcggaggtgtgagaggttggctatggacggtttcaggagaggtaaagggaggtcgaagaagtattggggagaggtgattagacggaTATGGCACGAGTTTCGaacttaccgaggacatgaccttagatagaaggttgtggaggactcagattaggatagaaggctaggttgcttatcctttcaccatagtagttgtagttttgctcattcgtttattgccatttgatttctacatttgatttctgcttatatttgttgggcctttgtactttgattatcttatttatctatagtagttaatgctctTTTCTTTCCGGATtgttctaccatgactttctcgcttttgttattccttgttttcatattgtttttgatatgcttggccctatctgaccttttgtcttgttttcctcttgttttcctctcttgagccgagggtctttcgaaatggccgccctacctttcaaggtgggggttaggtctgcgtacactctaccctccccagaccccacatggtgggattctactgggcttgttgttgttgttggtaatgAGTTTGTGGCAATGTTTGGCATAATCAGAAGAataaaagagggttcgtttatAGGACTATAATGCAGGTTTTCTATGGCAAGTGAAAGATTTGTTTTTTGTTAGTTGCTCTTTATGGTGTAGATTGTAGTAGTAGGAAGGTTCTTGGTATTTGTCATATGGAAGCAGCTTACCACAAGAGATGCAGAGAACTTTGTGCTTgtggaaatttgattttctagtTTTTTGGCAAATTCTAATGACCAACATCCAGAATCTAGCTGTAAATTTGTTTATTTCAGATGAACGTTATGCAATAGCTATAATCAACAAAATCTTCTACCAGAAAGACTCATGAAAGCTTCATTCTTTTTCCCAAAGTTTAATTAGCATTGATCTTGCGGTATGCGTTAATGGCCAAAAATATTTAGTAGTATTTTTCTGTGAAGTTAATTTCTCCAAGTTCGATGAAATCCCAAAGGGGTACGTTGTTTGAAGAAAGACTAATAGGTTTCTTCATGTTGGAATCCTTATATGCAATACTCAAATAAATTCTCCTCAAGAGAAAAGTCTTAAGCTTTGTGGTACTCAAGTAGTAGGCTATTCTTTATCTAAAAAGTGTTATTCCTTATTGttcatatttgtttttttatttttttattttcaggcTTCAAACAGGCCAAGACCATCTTCCTCTTCCAAAAGTTGAAACCCACCGCGATGCTAATCATGCTATGTTCAACCTTGATTTAGCTTGTGATGAATTCCAATTCTAATTTTGTTAGCAATGAACTTTGTTTCTCTGGAACTGTGGATTTTGCACCAGTTTATCAGATTTTAGGTCTTATAGTTGGACAAATAGAAATTGTTCTGTTAGGAATTCTCCAAATTGGAGCTATGTTGCTTTGTTTTTGAACCTATTATTCTAGTTATTTGAGGGTTTTTTGTCCTTGTGCCTTGTATtgtgtaacacctcgtagcttcgggcgaaggtttgactcataagatgataatataatggaaccaatatgagggttataggaagtgttttgaaaactaatcaagtcataagaaatgtctttgggcaaagcaaagttggaagccactctacggggcatgtttgcacgtgagtttgtagaaggtcttacttccaacgaccataacccctttattaattaggaatttgggaaaacttcctaaatgaaagttgtagccctttgaaatatctttccaacagTATATTATGGGGGTGGGTCAAggggacatctgtacaaaaagttatggtcattttactaaaGGAGTACAGAGCAGTCCGTTCACTggtcatgttatacgaactACTTATAtggcccatataattttatacggaccgtataactcatCCGTACTTTCATGAAACTTCAAATCAACGTTCTGTTTTcagccatgataaaatatggtcatattatatggaccgtataactttatacggaccgtataatatgtccatataatttttgcctcacttttgtataaattcaagccttgagttcttttatttcattattcacaattccaagccctagcaacaatccaaaacatcaaggtaagtcaatccaaacccttccaactcaattctaacatatattctaataatctaagcaagaaatcattgttcctaaactagggttttcaagaaaacccatctcaaggttcaagattttggaaatcttcttcaaagttaaaatctttaattcaagtttggagcattaccaggtatgtagagttactatctacgtgtgggaacatcattgttcttccccacgcctcatgatctactaaaactagggtttttacaCCATGTTCATgacaaccctaggtccatgtccatgaatAGATTATGTATGAaatgctattattctatcattgcatgtgttcttaataactccatatgattattgagaattagtccgtaatccatgaaaacccatatcttgtattccatgggttcttgcacgcatatttttaactaagaatgattatttcatgaatatcctacatgtctacaagttttcatgcaactatattatattgttactttcatgccatgatacaagatacatacatgctaaatacaagctatttcatgaaaccatgtttacaagttatttcgtgaaatcatgattacaagtcaagtacaagttaattcacgaaaatcatgggcttcttagccaattatatcatgttcatgttttgggagttgcacgaattaccgagaaggctcagatagcctgaaactacgtagccaccgtaagacaaggatcgctccgcccagttaggacgattccttaattttacactgaatggatccatcaggcatGTTACCACCTTATatcctggcaaggtatggggctctgctggtccggcgaggtaccagactccacgtatccacgtggtgatatcatgttgtcggtttacgaaatgctctccctacttatcatgttttacttatgttatatatatatatatatatatatatatatatatatacccatgctcatactcatgttcatgtccaggttttcagtttcagttcttatcatgttattccatgtcccatgttatttctttcagttgctttacatacccggtACATTTAATGTctttgacgtccccttttattgcccgggggcctgcatttcacgatgcaggtatggatttacaggacgacgcctCTGCTTATTAGGATCTGCACGtaccagcttattggtgagccccatctcatttggggtttagacattgtctttctttatttagttttgcatctaaaggtatgctgggggccttgtcccagtaagtatgttacgtgtttcagactcatgttagaggtttcatagacaagacAAGTGTCATGTTAGACTTCCAGAGTTGGTTGGccggtttggctcatttatgatattgtccgcattcatgacttaatcaagtacttatgtttaatattatgacttactatgttttataaaagctcatcattCACTTCACGTTATGTTTctgctcatgtatgcctcatgatgattcagcaagccatgtagTTCgatcggtcacatgcagtcaggccccgagtgccgtgttacgcccaggccatggttcgaggcGTGACATATTGAGTAGTGCAAATTGTTTTGTTCAGAATTCTTGAAAGTTCTTTTTCTATAGAATTGCTATGTTGTTATAGGTTGGAATATGTAAAAATATTGGGATTATTCTACAGGAAAAATGCGGTCAAATCGCCACAAATTGAATTGGAAAACGCTGctattgtatttttatttttacaggTCAAACCGCTGTAAAAATGAATGTAAACCGCCGGGAATCTAACATCAGTTACAAACCGCTGCTGTTTAGTAATTTGCTGCGGTTATTCCAGCGGTTCATCTAAACCGCCGGAAAGGGTTTTACGACCTCTTATCAGGCGACAGATCTAAACTGCCGCTAATTTTATACTGCGACAGTTTGAACCGTCGCAAAATAGAGGAACAAACCGCTGGGAAAAAGCTTTTTTCCTATAGTGGTGAAGTACAAAGTTTTTTGTTTGCTTAGAATGGAAACCAACTGCTGACTGAAGTTTGTTCATTTGTCTGACTCTCTGGGTTACTTATATAGGTCTAAAAGATCAAGGTTGTGCACCAACCATCTATTATTtgttttagtttcttttttccttcttttttcccctctttttCCTGTTAGTTTCTTCAATTTATCCCACTTGCCTTTTCTAAAGTTTCATAATTATATTGCAAATGGACTTACCCTTGTGGTTTGACCCTGTGTTAGAAAGTGACTTCTCAACTATGCCACACATTATTCTATTAATTATCAATGGGTGTGTGAGATTAATGAGAAGCCTAATCCAAATAAACATGTGCAAAGACTAGTGCCAAAACTCGAGTGTGTAAACAATTCATTCTCTCTTAAGAATTATACCGCTTCATTAGCAGCCATTGTGTCTAACAACAACCAATAAGATTTTAGTTTTCTATGTGCCTtgcataaaaaaggaaaattgatttGCTAACTAAAAGGCTGGATGGAAGAGGTAAGAgtgattattttgttatttctaACTTTCATCGACATCTAGCGTCagaaatatgataattttatatatacgACTATGTACATTTATTCTCAAGAACAAAGTTATTAACACGCAAGATTTTTTTCATTAGTCAATGTCATTACTTATGCTCAGTTACTGAACTTCAAAAACAAGATTTATTTGCTCTATTCTTACATTTGCAtagaatgaaaaagggaaaataataatatgatatcaaaaagttatttaaaaaaaagaagacatagTATGATAGTATAAGGGTAAATATGCATTTATTGGCTGTCATGAAAAAGTTTGGTTTCTCGGATGGTTTTCTCCATATTATTAGTAATCTGCTTGTTGGAGTTTGGTATTCCATTATCTTGAATGGCGCCAGAAGTGGTTTCTTTACCTCGACTCGGGGGCTCAAACAAGGTGACCCTCTCTCACCCTCTCTCTTTATTATTGGGGCTGAAGTTTTGTCTAGGGCTTTAAATAGTCTTAATCAGCACGACCACTTTAACCCTTTCGCCATGGATTCCAAAGGACCTATCATTAACCACCTTGCTTATGCTGATGACATTGTTATTTTTTGTGGAGGTAACAATAAGTCTATTAAGCTTATTATGCATCAAATCAGGAGATATGAGAAGGCTTCTGGACAAAAagttaacaacaacaaaagctTCTTTATCACTGCTCCTAACACTTCTGTTTACAGGATTAATAGGATGAGAAATATTTCTGGCTTTATTGATAAACCTTTCCCTTTCACTTATCTTGGTTGTCCTATCTACTTTGGGAGGAAGAATGCTACTCTCTTTGATGGCATGCTTTTTAAAATTGTTAAGAGACTAAATGGATGGCAAGGGAAAATGCTTTCTCATGGGGGAAAAATTACTCTCATCAAGCATGTGCTCCAATCTCTCCCTGTTTACATTATGTCTCTGTATGAATCCTCCCAAGGGAGTTCTAAAGCTTATGGAGAAACATTTTGCTAATTTTCTTTGGGGATCCAATAATGGTAAGAACAATTACCACTGGTCTGCCTGGGATAAATTATGTCTACCTAAGGAAGAAGGTGGAATTGATATAAAGAATATGGAAGATATCTCCAATACTCACATAGTGAAAAGATGGTGGAGATTTAGAACTCAATCGTCGCTTTGGGCCAACTTTCTCCAAAACAAATACTGCAAGAGAGCACATTGTGTCACAAAAGTTGCAATCTCATCCGACTCCCACACTTGGAAAAGTCTTGTAAAAATTAGAGCCAAGATTGAACCTCACATTGTTTGGAAAATTCGATCAGGCAATTCTAGTTTTTGGTGGGATAATTGGACAGGTAAAGGAGCTTTAGCTAAAATCTTCCCTGGCATAGGAAGATCAGCTAAGCTCCCagttaattttttctttgataaTAATAGTTGGAACTTTGCTAAACTTCTAAATTTCCTCCCTATGCAGGCTGCCCAGAGCATTGCTCAGATTACCATTGATGAACAAAATGGAACGGACTTTCCAATTTGGCAACTGTCCGACGACGGCTGTTACACTAACAAAAGTGCTTGGCACTCCATAAGAGCCTCGGCACCAAGCTCCCCTTTCCTCAACAGCCTGTGGCACAAAAGAATCCCTTTTAAAATCTCTTTCTTGAATTGGAGAATCTTTAAAAGAAAAGTACCATTTGATGACATTATTGGCAAATTTGGAACTGATAGAAGATCCATGTGTGTGTGCTGC
It includes:
- the LOC132031659 gene encoding uncharacterized protein LOC132031659, coding for MEDISNTHIVKRWWRFRTQSSLWANFLQNKYCKRAHCVTKVAISSDSHTWKSLVKIRAKIEPHIVWKIRSGNSSFWWDNWTGKGALAKIFPGIGRSAKLPVNFFFDNNSWNFAKLLNFLPMQAAQSIAQITIDEQNGTDFPIWQLSDDGCYTNKSAWHSIRASAPSSPFLNSLWHKRIPFKISFLNWRIFKRKVPFDDIIGKFGTDRRSMCVCCRVPTYETIQHFFVESEIAHQTWSFFGNPLGIRHTDQPIPAIFKKWMDCKYTNNVQKLILQVTPLIICWELWKQRCSCKYGNQRKINIGKILYHGIWTIKSAASKLFPPIRDMARWTEICYTIEKLRPITKWWQVLWEMPPFGTMKMNTDGSYITEKGTAGIGGILRDCRGDLIMAFSITVQRQ
- the LOC132029880 gene encoding uncharacterized protein LOC132029880 isoform X1 translates to MAFINSWLMQVQKMCKQNAENRRKQTYTHTNGSKSLPRRKAEEERKRGRPMNRGGLWPLTHKRKDSTYMNEAAKLIGEKIERIESQDGVSKKISEFDSLAQVLGKEHAGRVPGVGYGPTPTQGFGQTAYQFNGVSSTQANRDHEMEEMKLKMQELQSVVESERSRRRALENFLTRYIVQ
- the LOC132029880 gene encoding uncharacterized protein LOC132029880 isoform X2 encodes the protein MCKQNAENRRKQTYTHTNGSKSLPRRKAEEERKRGRPMNRGGLWPLTHKRKDSTYMNEAAKLIGEKIERIESQDGVSKKISEFDSLAQVLGKEHAGRVPGVGYGPTPTQGFGQTAYQFNGVSSTQANRDHEMEEMKLKMQELQSVVESERSRRRALENFLTRYIVQ
- the LOC132031658 gene encoding uncharacterized protein LOC132031658: MDSKGPIINHLAYADDIVIFCGGNNKSIKLIMHQIRRYEKASGQKVNNNKSFFITAPNTSVYRINRMRNISGFIDKPFPFTYLGCPIYFGRKNATLFDGMLFKIVKRLNGWQGKMLSHGGKITLIKHVLQSLPVYIMSLYESSQGSSKAYGETFC